From a region of the Xanthomonas rydalmerensis genome:
- a CDS encoding NADP-dependent malic enzyme — MSNDDFKQAALDYHRQQPPGKIKVSATKPMLTQRDLSLAYSPGVAFACEAIVADPKQASELTARGNLVAVISNGTAVLGLGNIGPLASKPVMEGKGVLFQKFAGIDVFDIEINENDPDKLVDIIASLEPTFGGINLEDIKAPECFIVERKLRERMNIPVFHDDQHGTAIIVGAAVLNALVVTGKKIEEVKLATTGMGAAGISCVNMLVSLGLKPENILALDRDGVIHTGRTDLDPDKARYARDTDKRTLAEIVEGADIFLGLSAAGILKPEMVATMAPQPVIFALANPNPEITPEAAKAVRPDAIIGTGRSDYPNQINNVLCFPYLFRGAIDVGATGINEEMKIACVKAIAAMARREASDLGAAYGGETPSFGPDYLIPRPLDPRLLVELSSAVAQAAMDSGVATRPIADMAAYRDKLSQFVYRTSLMMKPVYDRARADKQRVVYAEGEEEVVLRAVQSVIDEGLAFPILIGRPDVIEARIQRLGLRITAGVDFEITNIHDDPRFNDYWQYYHALTERRGVTVTAAKELMRSRPTLIAAVMVARGEADALLTGVVGRFHKKLGYARSVIPLEPKVSSTSAMTGVINQQGAFFFVDTHVQEDPSVEQIVEATLQAAYRLKLFGIEPNIALLSHSNFGSHDSRDALKMRQVREALLKRKPELNIDGEMQGDTAWDEALRKQIMPNSTLKGRANLFVLPNLEAANIAYNLVRVFTDGVAIGPILMGISKPVHILTTSATSRRVMNMTAIAAVDAQIRKQLEAEK, encoded by the coding sequence ATGTCAAACGACGATTTCAAACAGGCCGCCCTCGACTATCACCGCCAGCAGCCGCCGGGCAAGATCAAGGTCTCCGCGACCAAGCCGATGCTGACCCAGCGCGACCTCTCCCTGGCCTATTCGCCGGGCGTGGCCTTCGCCTGCGAGGCCATCGTCGCCGACCCGAAACAGGCCAGCGAACTGACCGCGCGCGGCAATCTGGTCGCGGTGATCAGCAACGGCACCGCGGTGCTGGGCCTGGGCAACATCGGCCCGCTGGCGTCCAAGCCGGTGATGGAAGGCAAGGGCGTGCTGTTCCAGAAGTTCGCCGGCATCGACGTGTTCGACATCGAAATCAACGAGAACGATCCGGACAAGCTGGTCGACATCATCGCCAGCCTCGAGCCGACCTTCGGCGGCATCAACCTGGAAGACATCAAGGCGCCGGAGTGCTTCATCGTCGAGCGCAAGCTGCGCGAGCGCATGAACATCCCGGTGTTCCACGACGACCAGCACGGCACCGCGATCATCGTCGGCGCGGCCGTGCTCAACGCGCTGGTGGTCACCGGCAAGAAGATCGAAGAGGTCAAGCTGGCCACCACCGGTATGGGCGCGGCCGGCATCTCCTGCGTCAACATGCTGGTCTCGCTGGGCCTGAAGCCGGAGAACATCCTGGCGCTGGACCGCGATGGCGTGATCCACACCGGACGTACCGACCTGGATCCGGACAAGGCGCGCTACGCCCGCGACACCGACAAGCGCACCCTGGCCGAGATCGTCGAGGGCGCGGACATCTTCCTGGGCCTGTCGGCCGCCGGCATCCTCAAGCCGGAGATGGTGGCGACGATGGCGCCGCAGCCGGTGATCTTCGCCCTGGCCAATCCGAATCCGGAGATCACCCCGGAGGCGGCCAAGGCGGTGCGTCCGGACGCGATCATCGGCACCGGCCGTTCGGACTATCCGAACCAGATCAACAACGTGCTGTGCTTCCCCTACCTGTTCCGTGGCGCCATCGACGTCGGCGCCACCGGCATCAACGAGGAGATGAAGATCGCCTGCGTCAAGGCGATCGCGGCGATGGCGCGGCGCGAGGCCTCCGACCTCGGTGCGGCCTACGGCGGCGAGACGCCGAGCTTCGGTCCCGACTACCTGATCCCGCGGCCGCTGGATCCGCGCCTGCTGGTCGAGCTGTCCTCTGCGGTGGCGCAGGCGGCGATGGATTCGGGCGTGGCCACGCGGCCGATCGCCGACATGGCCGCCTACCGCGACAAGCTCAGCCAGTTCGTCTACCGCACCAGCCTGATGATGAAGCCGGTGTACGACCGTGCGCGCGCCGACAAGCAGCGCGTGGTCTATGCCGAGGGCGAAGAGGAAGTGGTGCTGCGCGCGGTGCAGAGCGTGATCGACGAGGGCCTGGCGTTCCCGATCCTGATCGGCCGTCCCGACGTGATCGAGGCGCGCATCCAGCGCCTGGGCCTGCGCATCACCGCCGGCGTGGATTTCGAGATCACCAACATCCACGACGATCCGCGCTTCAACGACTACTGGCAGTACTACCACGCGCTGACCGAGCGCCGTGGCGTTACCGTCACCGCGGCCAAGGAACTGATGCGTTCGCGGCCGACGTTGATCGCGGCGGTGATGGTCGCGCGCGGCGAAGCCGATGCGCTGCTCACCGGCGTGGTCGGCCGCTTCCACAAGAAACTCGGCTACGCGCGCAGCGTGATTCCGCTGGAGCCGAAGGTCAGCTCGACCTCGGCGATGACCGGCGTGATCAACCAGCAGGGCGCGTTCTTCTTCGTCGACACCCACGTGCAGGAAGATCCGAGCGTGGAGCAGATCGTCGAAGCCACGCTGCAGGCCGCCTATCGCCTGAAGCTGTTCGGCATCGAGCCGAACATCGCGCTGCTGTCGCATTCCAATTTCGGCAGCCACGATTCGCGCGATGCGCTGAAGATGCGCCAGGTGCGCGAGGCGCTGCTCAAGCGCAAGCCCGAGCTCAACATCGATGGCGAGATGCAGGGCGACACCGCGTGGGACGAGGCGCTGCGCAAGCAGATCATGCCCAACAGCACGCTGAAGGGCCGCGCCAACCTGTTCGTGCTGCCGAACCTGGAAGCGGCCAACATCGCCTACAACCTGGTGCGCGTGTTCACCGACGGCGTGGCGATCGGCCCGATCCTCATGGGCATCTCCAAGCCGGTCCACATCCTCACCACCAGCGCCACCTCGCGCCGGGTGATGAACATGACCGCGATCGCCGCGGTCGACGCGCAGATCCGCAAGCAGCTCGAAGCGGAGAAGTAA
- a CDS encoding helix-turn-helix domain-containing protein produces MQARRNAGFTLRELAALLGVAHSTLGHWENNRSVPNARHLLKIAELTGVDAYVLLTGKPSKLNQTDSDSLPLPVGKRMA; encoded by the coding sequence ATGCAGGCGCGGCGAAATGCCGGTTTCACACTGCGCGAGCTTGCCGCCTTGCTAGGCGTGGCGCATAGCACCCTCGGCCATTGGGAGAACAACCGTTCGGTCCCCAATGCCCGGCATTTGCTGAAGATCGCCGAACTTACCGGCGTCGATGCCTATGTGCTGCTGACTGGCAAGCCGTCCAAGCTGAACCAGACCGACAGCGACAGCCTGCCGTTGCCGGTAGGCAAGCGCATGGCCTGA
- a CDS encoding zinc-finger domain-containing protein yields MSHTATAPANAQTRYEVRRADLPLSCPTPEMALWNSHPRVYLPIEDEPGLEAKCPYCGAVFVLVD; encoded by the coding sequence ATGAGCCATACCGCCACCGCGCCCGCCAATGCCCAGACGCGCTATGAGGTGCGCCGCGCCGACCTGCCGCTGAGCTGCCCGACGCCGGAGATGGCGCTGTGGAACTCGCATCCGCGGGTCTACCTGCCGATCGAAGACGAGCCGGGCCTGGAAGCCAAGTGCCCGTATTGCGGCGCGGTCTTCGTGCTGGTCGACTGA
- a CDS encoding glycosyltransferase family 4 protein, whose protein sequence is MHRLTVVQLLPALESGGVERSTLEIAQALVDAGHRAVVVSAGGRLLPALAATGAEHIALDIGRKSLLTLRHVPALRRLFARERADIVHARSRLPAWLGWRALQGMPAAQRPRLVTTVHGLNSPSRYSAVMTRGERVICVSETVRDYVLQHYPQTDPARLRVVPRGIDPAQFPRRPRPDAQAWAASQAPVLAGNGPLLLLPGRGTRLKGHADALRLLASLRGEGSDARLWLPGAREAGREAYIRELEAEAATLGVADAVAFTPPTARIAEAYAASDLVLQLSRKPEAFGRTVVEALAVGRPVLGWAHGGVGELLAQLQPAGAVATFDATALLATARALLAQPPAPPATLPYTLQAMQRSTLAIYDELRP, encoded by the coding sequence ATGCACCGCCTGACCGTGGTGCAGCTGCTGCCGGCGCTGGAGTCCGGCGGCGTCGAGCGGTCCACGCTGGAAATCGCCCAGGCCCTGGTCGACGCCGGGCATCGCGCCGTGGTCGTTTCGGCCGGCGGCCGGCTGCTGCCGGCGCTGGCCGCCACCGGCGCCGAGCACATCGCCCTGGACATCGGCCGCAAATCCTTGTTGACCCTGCGCCACGTGCCGGCGCTGCGGCGCCTGTTCGCGCGCGAGCGCGCCGACATCGTGCACGCGCGCTCGCGGCTGCCGGCCTGGTTGGGCTGGCGCGCGCTGCAGGGCATGCCGGCGGCGCAGCGCCCGCGTCTGGTCACCACCGTGCACGGGCTCAATTCGCCCAGCCGCTACAGCGCGGTGATGACCCGCGGCGAGCGGGTCATCTGCGTGTCCGAGACCGTGCGCGACTACGTGCTGCAGCACTATCCGCAGACCGACCCGGCGCGCCTGCGGGTGGTGCCGCGCGGCATCGATCCGGCACAGTTCCCGCGCCGTCCCCGGCCCGATGCGCAGGCCTGGGCGGCCAGCCAGGCGCCGGTGCTGGCCGGGAACGGGCCGCTGCTGTTGCTGCCGGGGCGCGGCACCCGCCTGAAGGGCCACGCCGACGCGCTGCGCCTGCTGGCGTCGCTACGCGGCGAGGGCAGCGACGCGCGGCTGTGGTTGCCCGGCGCGCGCGAGGCCGGGCGCGAGGCCTACATCCGCGAACTGGAAGCCGAGGCGGCGACGCTTGGCGTGGCCGACGCGGTGGCGTTCACGCCGCCGACTGCGCGCATCGCCGAGGCCTACGCTGCCAGCGACCTGGTGCTGCAGCTTTCGCGCAAGCCCGAGGCGTTCGGCCGCACCGTGGTCGAGGCGCTGGCGGTGGGGCGGCCGGTCCTGGGCTGGGCGCACGGCGGGGTCGGCGAACTGCTGGCACAACTGCAGCCCGCCGGCGCGGTGGCGACCTTCGATGCCACGGCCCTGCTGGCGACCGCGCGCGCGCTGCTGGCGCAGCCGCCGGCGCCGCCGGCGACGCTTCCCTATACGCTGCAGGCGATGCAGCGCAGCACTCTGGCGATCTATGACGAACTCCGGCCCTGA
- a CDS encoding O-antigen ligase — protein MTNSGPDGSLSTSPLPEVRERWAPVWVLVFVALWPAPGLAAGVLALGALVTLVRLLHSRFRGGARLLSGPAWALTTLLFLTYWLPQPLSALGAVDVPLALRESAVDLRFLPFLWLVAMAVATPRGRRTTFNGLAVIAAIWTVDALAQALCGTSPLFWSMDQLKWAISHHGLCTPQEIALADRLSGVFGPCNLKFGQVLASVSPFLLWLAARRGGAWGWLLAAGAVGVVLVLAGSRASWVTYAVLLVLSGWRLLGARKLLALGVAALLVAAVLGVVSPQVHDRFERTARVLSGHPADLNAALTGRAQIWTAAWCMIREHPVNGVGVRGFREAYASCDPDPTHAGEWGREPAFHAHQIVLEVLAETGVIGLLLWLAGAAQAWRAWRYASAQARERARPAMQALLITVFPFNTHLAFYSSFWGGLTMLLIGLYAGALLANDPEPGERADAAAPR, from the coding sequence ATGACGAACTCCGGCCCTGACGGTTCCCTGTCCACTTCCCCCCTGCCCGAGGTCCGCGAACGCTGGGCGCCGGTCTGGGTGCTGGTGTTCGTCGCGCTGTGGCCGGCGCCGGGCCTGGCCGCCGGGGTGCTGGCACTGGGCGCGCTGGTCACCCTGGTACGCCTGCTGCACAGCCGCTTCCGCGGCGGCGCGCGCCTGCTCAGCGGTCCGGCCTGGGCGCTGACCACGCTGCTGTTCCTCACCTACTGGCTGCCGCAGCCGCTGTCGGCGCTGGGCGCGGTGGACGTGCCGCTGGCCCTGCGCGAATCGGCGGTGGACCTGCGTTTCCTGCCGTTCCTGTGGCTGGTGGCGATGGCGGTGGCGACGCCGCGCGGGCGCCGCACCACCTTCAACGGCCTGGCGGTGATCGCCGCGATCTGGACCGTGGATGCGCTGGCGCAGGCGCTGTGCGGTACCAGCCCGCTGTTCTGGTCGATGGACCAACTGAAGTGGGCGATCAGCCACCATGGCCTGTGCACGCCGCAGGAGATCGCCCTGGCCGATCGCCTCAGCGGCGTGTTCGGCCCGTGCAACCTGAAGTTCGGCCAGGTGCTGGCCAGCGTGTCGCCGTTCCTGCTGTGGCTGGCCGCGCGCCGCGGCGGCGCCTGGGGCTGGCTGCTCGCGGCGGGCGCAGTGGGCGTGGTGCTGGTGCTGGCGGGCTCGCGCGCGTCATGGGTCACCTATGCGGTACTGCTGGTGCTGTCGGGCTGGCGCCTGCTCGGCGCGCGCAAGCTGCTCGCGCTGGGCGTGGCCGCGCTGCTGGTGGCCGCGGTGCTGGGCGTGGTGTCGCCGCAGGTGCACGACCGCTTCGAGCGCACCGCGCGCGTGCTCAGCGGACATCCGGCCGACCTCAACGCGGCGCTGACCGGGCGCGCACAGATCTGGACCGCGGCCTGGTGCATGATCCGCGAGCATCCGGTCAACGGCGTCGGCGTGCGCGGCTTCCGCGAGGCCTACGCCAGTTGCGACCCGGATCCGACTCACGCCGGGGAATGGGGGCGCGAGCCGGCCTTCCATGCCCACCAGATCGTGCTCGAGGTGCTCGCCGAGACCGGGGTGATCGGGCTGCTGCTGTGGCTGGCCGGTGCCGCACAGGCATGGCGCGCCTGGCGCTACGCGTCGGCGCAGGCGCGCGAGCGGGCGCGTCCGGCGATGCAGGCCTTGTTGATCACCGTGTTCCCGTTCAACACCCACCTGGCCTTCTACTCGTCGTTCTGGGGCGGGCTGACCATGCTGCTGATCGGCCTGTACGCCGGCGCCCTATTGGCGAATGACCCCGAACCGGGCGAACGCGCCGACGCCGCGGCGCCGCGCTGA
- a CDS encoding LpxL/LpxP family Kdo(2)-lipid IV(A) lauroyl/palmitoleoyl acyltransferase codes for MSAAPTPPASATQAAPPPRSPRHWLTWLLLGLAVIAARLPWLLQRALGRGIGWLALRLAGTRRHAAEVNLKLCFPEQSEAWRERLLRDSFDALGVGVFEFARAWWGGIGAIRRRTRIEGLEHLQTLQAQGRGVLLVSGHFMTLEICGRLLCQYVPLAGMYRRHRNPVFEWAVKRGRLRYATAMFANEDLRGSVRHLKRGGFLWYAPDQDMRGKDTVFVPFFGMPAATITATHQLARLTGCAVVPYFHRREGADYVLRIAPPLEQFPSEDMVADTARVNAAIEAMVREAPAQYLWIHRRFKRQPGGRSDFYERN; via the coding sequence ATGTCTGCCGCCCCCACTCCGCCCGCGTCCGCCACCCAGGCCGCACCGCCGCCGCGCTCGCCCCGCCACTGGCTCACCTGGCTGCTGCTCGGCCTGGCGGTGATCGCCGCGCGTCTGCCCTGGCTGTTGCAGCGCGCCCTGGGCCGCGGCATCGGCTGGCTGGCGCTGCGCCTGGCCGGTACCCGCCGCCATGCCGCCGAGGTGAACCTGAAACTGTGCTTCCCGGAGCAGAGCGAGGCCTGGCGCGAACGCCTGCTGCGCGACAGCTTCGATGCGCTGGGCGTGGGCGTGTTCGAGTTCGCCCGCGCCTGGTGGGGCGGGATCGGTGCGATTCGCCGGCGCACCCGCATCGAGGGCCTGGAACACCTGCAGACGCTGCAGGCGCAGGGCCGTGGCGTGTTGCTGGTGTCCGGCCACTTCATGACCCTGGAGATCTGCGGCCGGCTGCTGTGCCAGTACGTGCCGCTGGCCGGGATGTACCGCCGCCACCGCAATCCGGTGTTCGAATGGGCGGTCAAGCGCGGCCGCCTGCGCTACGCCACCGCCATGTTCGCCAACGAAGACCTGCGCGGCAGCGTGCGCCATCTCAAGCGCGGCGGCTTCCTGTGGTACGCCCCGGACCAGGACATGCGCGGCAAGGACACGGTGTTCGTGCCGTTCTTCGGCATGCCCGCGGCCACCATCACCGCCACCCATCAGTTGGCGCGGCTGACCGGCTGCGCGGTGGTGCCGTATTTCCACCGTCGCGAAGGCGCCGACTACGTGCTGCGCATCGCGCCGCCGCTGGAGCAGTTCCCGTCGGAGGACATGGTCGCCGACACCGCGCGGGTCAACGCCGCCATCGAGGCGATGGTGCGCGAGGCGCCGGCGCAGTATCTGTGGATCCACCGCCGCTTCAAGCGCCAGCCCGGCGGCCGCAGCGACTTCTACGAGCGCAACTGA
- the waaA gene encoding lipid IV(A) 3-deoxy-D-manno-octulosonic acid transferase, with product MRNDFIERLLRGLYSAVLYLLLPVTVYHLVWRGFRVRQYFQRWDERYASYAQACGRPRVWLHAVSVGEVNVAAPVVNALRAQRPDIRWVITTITPTGSERVRALWGDALDHVYLPYDVPGSVGRFLQHFRPSLALILETELWPNMLFGCRDRGIPVYVLNARLSARSLRGYRVLRPLIGRALRTVTCVAAQSQEDAERFVALGARAEQVRALGNLKFDIAAPAHLPDVVAAFRERVPATRPVWIAASTHDGEEAAVIEMHRQLRRQWPDLLLLWAPRHPERFAKVEALARDQGWRVATRRQQQWPGADDAVFVIDTLGELMGFYACAQVAFVGGSLQPIGGHNLLEPAAVGTPSVTGPHLHNFSEISRRMREAGAVAICEDAGAVCAALQSLLADAEARKRMAEAGCALVANGRGALQRTLQLIAPHLPPLADDAGAQE from the coding sequence ATGCGCAACGATTTCATCGAGCGGCTGCTGCGCGGCCTGTACTCGGCCGTGCTCTATCTGCTGCTGCCGGTCACCGTCTACCACCTGGTCTGGCGCGGTTTCCGCGTGCGCCAGTACTTCCAGCGCTGGGACGAGCGCTACGCCTCGTATGCGCAGGCGTGCGGCCGCCCGCGGGTGTGGCTGCATGCGGTCTCGGTGGGCGAGGTCAACGTCGCCGCGCCGGTGGTCAATGCGCTGCGCGCGCAGCGCCCGGACATCCGTTGGGTGATCACCACCATCACCCCGACCGGCTCGGAGCGGGTGCGCGCGCTTTGGGGCGACGCCCTGGACCACGTGTATCTGCCCTACGATGTGCCCGGCAGCGTCGGCCGCTTCCTGCAGCATTTCCGCCCCAGCCTGGCGCTGATCCTGGAGACCGAGCTGTGGCCGAACATGCTGTTCGGCTGCCGCGACCGCGGCATTCCGGTGTACGTGCTCAATGCGCGGCTGTCGGCGCGTTCGCTGCGCGGCTACCGGGTGCTGCGGCCGTTGATCGGGCGCGCCTTGCGCACCGTCACCTGCGTGGCGGCGCAATCGCAGGAGGATGCCGAGCGCTTCGTGGCGCTGGGCGCGCGCGCCGAGCAGGTGCGTGCGCTGGGCAACCTGAAGTTCGATATCGCCGCGCCTGCGCACCTGCCCGACGTTGTCGCGGCGTTCCGCGAGCGCGTGCCGGCGACGCGTCCGGTGTGGATCGCCGCCAGCACCCACGATGGCGAGGAAGCGGCGGTGATCGAGATGCACCGGCAACTGCGTCGGCAGTGGCCGGACCTGCTGCTGCTGTGGGCGCCGCGGCATCCGGAGCGCTTCGCCAAGGTCGAGGCGCTGGCGCGCGACCAGGGCTGGCGCGTGGCCACGCGCCGCCAGCAGCAGTGGCCGGGCGCCGACGATGCGGTATTCGTGATCGACACGCTGGGCGAGCTGATGGGCTTCTACGCCTGCGCCCAGGTGGCCTTCGTCGGTGGCAGCCTGCAGCCGATCGGCGGGCACAATCTGCTGGAGCCGGCCGCGGTCGGTACGCCGTCGGTTACCGGTCCGCACCTGCACAACTTCTCCGAGATCTCGCGGCGCATGCGCGAAGCCGGCGCGGTGGCCATCTGCGAGGATGCCGGCGCCGTGTGCGCGGCGCTGCAGAGCCTGCTGGCCGACGCCGAGGCGCGCAAGCGCATGGCCGAGGCCGGCTGCGCGCTGGTCGCCAACGGCCGCGGCGCATTGCAGCGGACCCTGCAGCTGATCGCGCCGCATCTGCCGCCGTTGGCGGACGACGCGGGCGCGCAGGAGTAG
- a CDS encoding TolC family outer membrane protein has translation MIRRSLVLALAAALSPLAANATDLLQVYEMARNSDPQLATAESTRLYDKEGEVQARAALLPQINGSASLQRNHSEVERGGGELAGTGKSRSYAVQGQQTLVNFAQFSNLRAQKARSLAADYTLDSANDDLIVRTSAAYFNVLVAIESLVAAETNEAAAKKQFDYADKRLEVGLAPITDVHEARAEYDQARADTITARNSLQDLYQALTEITGQPVRDLRGLPEDFRPQLPATGGDIDSLIASALDKNPSLRSYQYQVQAAEASVSAARAGHLPTLSLSASAGRDANWGDSVSGSGSTPRADSNTIGLTLNIPIFAGGATQSGVRQALAQRDIAQDTYELQKRALDRNTRNAYQTVVAGISEIEARRLAVVSAQAAFDASQVGLEVGTRTVLDVVQNQRTLYQAQLAYAQARYNFLQNRLLLSQALGSLDVAEVQSINALLTQSAESKLNSANSTQ, from the coding sequence ATGATCCGCCGATCCCTCGTCCTGGCGCTGGCCGCCGCGCTGTCTCCGCTGGCTGCCAACGCCACGGACCTGCTGCAAGTCTACGAAATGGCCCGCAACAGCGACCCGCAGTTGGCCACCGCGGAATCGACCCGGCTGTACGACAAGGAAGGCGAGGTGCAGGCGCGCGCCGCCCTGCTGCCGCAGATCAACGGCAGCGCGTCGCTGCAGCGCAACCATAGCGAAGTCGAGCGCGGCGGCGGCGAACTGGCCGGCACCGGCAAGAGCCGCAGCTATGCCGTGCAGGGCCAGCAGACCCTGGTCAACTTCGCGCAGTTCTCCAACCTGCGTGCGCAGAAGGCGCGCAGCCTGGCCGCCGACTACACCCTGGACTCGGCCAACGACGACCTGATCGTGCGCACCTCGGCGGCCTACTTCAACGTGCTGGTGGCGATCGAATCGCTGGTCGCCGCCGAGACCAACGAAGCCGCCGCCAAGAAGCAGTTCGACTACGCCGACAAGCGCCTGGAAGTGGGCCTGGCGCCGATCACCGACGTGCACGAAGCGCGCGCCGAGTACGACCAGGCCCGCGCCGACACGATCACCGCGCGCAACTCGCTGCAGGACCTGTACCAGGCCTTGACCGAGATCACCGGTCAGCCGGTGCGCGACCTGCGCGGCCTGCCGGAGGACTTCCGCCCGCAGCTGCCGGCCACCGGCGGCGACATCGACAGCCTGATCGCCTCGGCGCTGGACAAGAACCCGTCGCTGCGTTCCTACCAGTACCAGGTGCAGGCAGCCGAAGCCAGCGTGTCGGCGGCGCGCGCCGGGCACCTGCCGACGCTGAGCCTGTCGGCCAGCGCCGGCCGCGACGCGAACTGGGGCGACAGCGTCTCCGGCAGCGGCAGCACGCCGCGCGCCGACAGCAACACCATCGGCCTGACCTTGAACATCCCGATCTTCGCCGGCGGCGCCACCCAGTCGGGCGTGCGCCAGGCCCTGGCGCAACGCGACATCGCCCAGGACACCTACGAACTGCAGAAGCGCGCGCTCGACCGCAACACCCGCAACGCCTACCAGACGGTGGTGGCCGGGATCAGCGAGATCGAGGCGCGGCGCCTGGCGGTGGTCTCGGCGCAGGCCGCGTTCGACGCCTCGCAGGTCGGCCTGGAAGTGGGCACCCGCACCGTGCTGGACGTGGTGCAGAACCAGCGCACCCTGTACCAGGCGCAGTTGGCCTACGCGCAGGCGCGCTACAACTTCCTGCAGAACCGCCTGCTGCTGAGCCAGGCGCTCGGCTCGCTGGACGTGGCCGAGGTGCAGTCGATCAACGCGCTGCTGACCCAGAGCGCCGAATCCAAGCTCAACTCGGCCAACAGCACGCAGTAA
- a CDS encoding protein-L-isoaspartate O-methyltransferase family protein: MTIDYSQAREKMVEQQVRPWDVLDLRVLDVLSRLPRETFVPPAHRAVAYADLEIPLGHGQYMMKPVIEGRMLQALDLQPGEDVLEIGTGSGFVSACLGELGREVVSLEIEPALAAAARANLDAAGLGSNVRIETADAFAWNSERRFDVVCVTAAVTEIPAQFLAWLRPGGRLFAIRGRAPVMDAVLVHAEAGAPRTESLFETDLAYYLRGAAPVPQFTF, translated from the coding sequence ATGACGATCGACTACTCCCAAGCCCGCGAAAAGATGGTGGAACAGCAGGTCCGTCCCTGGGACGTGCTGGACCTGCGCGTGCTCGACGTGCTGTCGCGGCTGCCGCGCGAGACCTTCGTGCCGCCGGCCCACCGCGCCGTGGCCTACGCCGACCTGGAAATTCCGCTGGGCCACGGCCAGTACATGATGAAGCCGGTCATCGAAGGCCGCATGCTGCAGGCCCTGGACCTGCAGCCGGGCGAGGACGTGCTGGAGATCGGCACCGGCAGCGGCTTCGTCAGCGCCTGCCTGGGCGAGCTCGGCCGCGAAGTGGTCAGCCTGGAGATCGAACCGGCCCTGGCCGCCGCTGCGCGCGCCAACCTGGATGCCGCCGGCCTGGGCAGCAACGTTCGCATCGAGACCGCCGACGCCTTCGCCTGGAACAGCGAGCGCCGCTTCGACGTGGTCTGCGTCACCGCCGCGGTCACCGAGATCCCGGCCCAGTTCCTGGCCTGGCTGCGCCCCGGCGGTCGCCTGTTCGCGATCCGCGGCCGCGCGCCGGTCATGGACGCGGTGCTGGTGCATGCCGAGGCCGGCGCGCCGCGCACGGAATCGCTGTTCGAAACCGACCTGGCGTACTACCTGCGAGGCGCAGCGCCAGTCCCCCAGTTCACATTCTGA
- a CDS encoding TetR/AcrR family transcriptional regulator: protein MVSKSPAVSAKSSSRPAGPGRPKDMGKRAAILEAAREMFTELGFGGVSMDGIAARAGVSKLTVYSHYGDKETLFAEAVRAQCQALLPDDLFGHALKGPLRTQLVEIGLAFFAMISSEAAMATHRMMLTPGTGDDHVREMFWNAGPKRTQQDLATLLQAHVAAGELDIADLNLAASQFFCLVKGELYSLMMCGLCRDAGQDRIRAHVEASIDFFLRAYAPR, encoded by the coding sequence ATGGTCAGCAAATCGCCCGCCGTCTCCGCCAAATCCTCCTCGCGTCCCGCCGGGCCCGGCCGCCCCAAGGACATGGGCAAACGCGCCGCGATCCTGGAGGCGGCACGGGAGATGTTCACCGAACTGGGCTTCGGCGGCGTCAGCATGGACGGCATCGCCGCCCGCGCCGGCGTCTCCAAGCTCACCGTCTACAGCCACTACGGCGACAAGGAAACCCTGTTCGCCGAGGCGGTGCGCGCGCAATGCCAGGCGCTGCTGCCCGACGACCTGTTCGGGCACGCGCTGAAAGGGCCGCTGCGCACGCAGCTGGTGGAGATCGGCCTGGCCTTCTTCGCCATGATCAGCAGCGAGGCGGCGATGGCCACCCACCGCATGATGCTGACCCCCGGCACCGGCGACGACCACGTCCGCGAGATGTTCTGGAACGCCGGCCCCAAGCGCACCCAGCAGGACCTGGCGACGTTGTTGCAGGCCCACGTCGCCGCCGGCGAACTGGACATCGCCGACCTGAACCTGGCCGCCTCGCAGTTCTTCTGCCTGGTCAAGGGCGAGCTGTACTCGCTGATGATGTGCGGCCTGTGCCGCGATGCCGGCCAGGACCGGATCCGCGCCCATGTCGAGGCCAGCATCGACTTCTTCCTGCGCGCCTATGCGCCGCGCTAG